In Oscillatoria sp. FACHB-1407, the sequence TGGTGGGATTGTCGATAGTCGGGAATCCGGTCACGATTGCGCTAGGACTGGGGGCGATCGCCATCACCTCTGCTGCACCGGGGTATGCCGCTACACTCACCCGTTGGCAGTTCAACGCCAATACCTCCGAGTTAGAGTTTACGGTGCCAGAAGGGGTAACTCCGCGATACTTTTTGTTAGCGCAACCTGCCCGGATTGTGCTGGATTTGCCAAATACAACCGTGGGGAGTGTGCCTGCGGGGCAAACCTATTCAGGTCAGGTGCGCCAGATTCGGGTGAGTGAGTTTCAACCGGGAGTGACTCGCATTGTGATCGAGTTGTCTCCTGATGCGGTTTTGGCGGCTCAACAGGTTGACTTGCGAGAGGTTGGGCAGGGTCGCTGGGTAGTGCGTCCTCGGTTTGCGGGGGATGCTCCTCCTGTGGCAGCGCAACCTGCCCCTCCTCCCGTGGCTCCTGCTCCTCAACCGTCTGTGCAGCCCGCCCCGTTGCCAGAACGTGACCCCGTTGCAGAACTCTCGGAGACAGTGCGCGATCCCGTTATGGTGCAACCTCCCGCCGAAACCGCCGTGACTCCTGCCCCCAGTCCTACCCCTGCTCCGGCAGCACCCTTACCTCCACTGGAACCAAACGCAACTGAGATTCCTGTGGAGATTGCTGAACCTGTTACCCCTGTTGCTCCTCCGACAGCCACTCCTGAGCCAACTTCTGAGCCGACCCCTGAAGTTGCCAGTGCACCTCAACCTGCTCCAGTGGAGACGCCTAGCCCAACCGCACCTGTGGCTACCCCCTCGCCTGAACCCTACGATCCGCAGTTGCCGACGACGTTGCCCCCGGCAACCTTGTCTAGCGATCGCCCCGTCACCGTTCAAGTGCCTGCACTGGGCAGTCCGCCTGCCAATCGTCCGACCCCTACTCCCCCTCCCGTCTTGCAACCTGCTCCGGTGCAACCTCCGATGAGTAGTCTGCCGCCTGCATCTCCCACCCCGAATGAGGCGACTCCCCCTGGGGTGACTCCGCCTGCGACGGCTCCAGTCGCACCGCCTGCACCTGTTGCGGTGGCTCCAAACCCCAATATTCTGTTGCCATCGGGGACGGTGTTGCGATTGCGGTATCCGCGTGAGTCTGTGTTAGAACTTCAGGCAGGTTCTCCCTGGCAGGAAGTGTTGGTGCTCAATCAGGCAGTGCGCGATCGCGCTGGCAACATCATTGCCCCAGAAGGTAGCCCGGTGATTGGTCGGTTTGAAACGGATCAAACAGGAAGTCGCTTTGTGGCGCAAGCCATCACACTGCAAGGACGCAATATTAGACTGACGGCTCAGTCTAACCGATTGGGGGGCGATCGCCAGGTTTCTGAAAATCAGTTAGTGCGAAACTCTGCCATTGGTGGATTGGCTTTGACCGTATTGGGTGCGTTTACGGGCATTGGGGCGATCGCCGGAGCCGTTGTCGGAGCGACTGCTGGAGCCGCAACCACCTATATCACTGCGCCTCAACCTGCGATTATTCAACCCAATCAAATTGTTGAGGTGCGTTTGACGGAAGACCTATCGCGATCGCAGTAATAGTTAATGGTTAATGGTTAATGGTTAATGGTTAATGGTTAATGGTTAATGGTTAATGGTTAATGGTTAATGGTTAATGGTTAATGGTTAATAGTTAATGGTTAATGGTTAATGGTCAATGGTTAATGGTTAATGGTCAATGGTTAATGGTTAATGGTCAATGGTTAATGGTTAATGGTTAAGGGTTAATGGTTAATGGTCAATGGTTAATGGTTGAGCGCATAGAGCAACAATTGACGATTGACGATTGACGATTGACGATTTCCCTAGTTGAGGGTTAAGCGCATAGAGCAACAATTGACGATTAACGATTGACGATTGACGATTTCCCTAGTTGAGGGTTAAGTACATAGAGCAACAATTGACGGTTGACAATTGACAATTGACACTTACAGTTTCCCTTGGCACTTAACGGTTTCCCTTCGTCTTAAGAGGTTTTTTATGCAACTGATCGGCATGTTGGATTCACCCTATGTTCGCCGTGTTGCCATTTCCTTAAAACGGATGGGTATACCGTTTGAACATCGTCCCCTCTCTGTGTTCCGCAATTTTGAGGAGTTTCAGCGGGTCAACCCTGCGGTTAAAGCACCCACATTTGTCTCAGACAAAGGGGAAGTGCTGATGGACTCGACCCTCATCCTTGATTACCTGGAAGCGATTATTGCATCTGACAAGCGATTGATGCCTGCTGATCCGGATCAACGTCTAATAGCACTGAGACTGATTGGTCTTGCGCTGCTTGCCTGTGAGAAGACCGTGCAATTGGTGTACGAAACTACCTTGCGCCCACCGGAAAAACAACACCAACCCTGGCTCGATCGCGTCGATCGCCAGTTGCATACGACTTACAATTTATTAGAAGCTGCCATGGAGTCTGCGAATCCCTGGTTTTTGGGTACTCAACTCATGCAACCGGATATCACTGTGGCTGTGGCATGGCGGTTTACGCAACATACGATTCCTCAGATTATCGATGGGGAATCTTATCCGGCATTGGCGCGTTTTTCGGAGCAGGCGGAGGAGTTGCCGGAGTTTGTAGCGACTCCGCTTGAGTAATTGGCGGAATACTCGATTCTGACCTGGATGCGCACCCCTGCAAGCCACATTCCATGGGGTGAAGGCGGTCAGAAAGCTTCCCAGCATCCGGGTTTGAGCCATTGTCTCTGTTCTAAGCTTTCTGACCAAAGCTATATCTCTCTTTAGTCACTTTGGACAGAAATTATTTTGCCCAAATTCTCATTCCTGGCTAGAAGCCAGGAATGCACACCTGGAGGCAGAGCCTCCATAACTCCATTTCCAAGCAGGAGCTTGGAAACGAGGTTTGTCTGGGATTTGTTTGCAAAGAGAGTGACAGAAGAGGGATATATACATTCATCTTTTCACAGCTATAGCAGTCCCAAATCATTTGTGAAATAGCATCTGTATAGAACAAGGGGCTTAAGCCCCTTGCCTGTTCACGATTCAAATAGGATCGCTATATCTACACCGGACTGCTGTAGAGTTGAGGCATTGGAATCCTTCAGGGCAATGTCGTCATGAGTCAACTACCAAATCGTGTTCCTGCTCCTACCTGGTGGCAACTCCTTACTTGGATCGCCGACCCAATTAAATTTCAAGACCGATATCATCAGCGGTATGGCGATATTTTTACCATGAACTTAGGCAGGCTTGGCGGATATGTGGTTATTGGCGAGCCGAAGTTGATTCAAGAGATCTTTAGTCAAGATTCTAAGT encodes:
- a CDS encoding AMIN domain-containing protein encodes the protein MQKAQFGQRFWLSLGLVGLSIVGNPVTIALGLGAIAITSAAPGYAATLTRWQFNANTSELEFTVPEGVTPRYFLLAQPARIVLDLPNTTVGSVPAGQTYSGQVRQIRVSEFQPGVTRIVIELSPDAVLAAQQVDLREVGQGRWVVRPRFAGDAPPVAAQPAPPPVAPAPQPSVQPAPLPERDPVAELSETVRDPVMVQPPAETAVTPAPSPTPAPAAPLPPLEPNATEIPVEIAEPVTPVAPPTATPEPTSEPTPEVASAPQPAPVETPSPTAPVATPSPEPYDPQLPTTLPPATLSSDRPVTVQVPALGSPPANRPTPTPPPVLQPAPVQPPMSSLPPASPTPNEATPPGVTPPATAPVAPPAPVAVAPNPNILLPSGTVLRLRYPRESVLELQAGSPWQEVLVLNQAVRDRAGNIIAPEGSPVIGRFETDQTGSRFVAQAITLQGRNIRLTAQSNRLGGDRQVSENQLVRNSAIGGLALTVLGAFTGIGAIAGAVVGATAGAATTYITAPQPAIIQPNQIVEVRLTEDLSRSQ
- a CDS encoding glutathione S-transferase is translated as MQLIGMLDSPYVRRVAISLKRMGIPFEHRPLSVFRNFEEFQRVNPAVKAPTFVSDKGEVLMDSTLILDYLEAIIASDKRLMPADPDQRLIALRLIGLALLACEKTVQLVYETTLRPPEKQHQPWLDRVDRQLHTTYNLLEAAMESANPWFLGTQLMQPDITVAVAWRFTQHTIPQIIDGESYPALARFSEQAEELPEFVATPLE